A region from the Acyrthosiphon pisum isolate AL4f chromosome A1, pea_aphid_22Mar2018_4r6ur, whole genome shotgun sequence genome encodes:
- the LOC100161447 gene encoding uncharacterized protein LOC100161447: MIRIPKPLIYVSVFGTVCGGAYLIKEMLSGKDYKIRTSAANKVIIITGSNTGLGKEAARMLAIKNATVVMACRDMVKCEKSRVELALMSRNKRLYCRKCDLSSQESIREFANKFQKEFNRLDVLINNAGVMRCSKSTTKEGIETHLGVNHMGHFLLTNLLLDSLKKSAPSRIVNVTTLKHGNSKINKVDLNSDMSYNEEEAYDQSKLANLMFTSKLAEVLKDTGVTVNAVYPGISTTDISRHLPYYNSVTRFFIKPIAWLFLKSPAKGSQTLVHAALDPELEDISGQFISNFKIIPLPYRARDQKTVEWLWKVSEKWTKVKENVT, from the exons ATGATCAGAATACCTAAGCCTTTGATCTATGTCAGTGTCTTTGGTACGGTATGCGGTGGTGCTTATTTGATCAA GGAGATGTTGTCTGGAAAAGATTACAAAATCAGGACATCAGCTGCCAACAAAGTGATCATAATTACGGGTTCGAATACCGGCCTAGGAAAAGAAGCTGCTAGGATGTTGGCCATTAAAAACGCAACAGTTGTAATGGCGTGTCGGGATATGGTAAAATGTGAAAAG AGTCGAGTTGAGCTAGCACTTATGTCTAGAAACAAACGACTATACTGTCGAAAATGTGATTTGTCATCACAAGAATCAATCAGAGAATTCGCTAACAAATTCCAGAAAG aatttaatagATTGGATGTTTTGATCAACAATGCTGGTGTTATGAGGTGCAGTAAATCCACAACCAAAGAAGGAATTGAAACTCATTTGGGTGTCAATCATATGGGCCATTTCTTGTTAACCAATTTACTTTTAGACTCTTTGAAAAAAAGCGCTCCCAGTCGAATCGTCAATGTGACAACGCTGAAACATGgaaatagtaaaatcaataaagtAGATTTAAATTCTGATATGTCGTACAATGAAGAAGAGGCATACGACCAAAGTAAACTTGCAAATCTTATGTTCACATCTAAATTAGCTGAAGTATTAAAAG ATACTGGAGTCACAGTAAATGCAGTCTATCCTGGTATCAGTACAACAGATATTTCAAGACATTTACCATATTACAATAGTGTTACCAGATTTTTCATAAAACCAATTGCATGGCTGTTTTTGAAATCACCAGCTAAAGGATCGCAGACCTTGGTTCATGCAGCTTTAGACCCGGAGCTTGAAGACATTAGCGGACAATTCATCAG taattttaaaataataccattgCCGTATCGAGCACGCGATCAAAAGACAGTTGAATGGTTGTGGAAAGTTAGTGAAAAATGGACCAAAGTCAAGGAAAATGTAACCTGA
- the LOC100165740 gene encoding retinol dehydrogenase 13 — MIRIPKPLIYVSVFGTVCGGAYLIKEMLSGKDYKIRTSAANKVIIITGSNTGLGKEAARMLAIKNATVVMACRDMVKCEKSRVELALMSRNKRLYCRKCDLSSQESIREFANKFQKEFNRLDVLINNAGVMRCSKSTTKEGIETHLGVNHMGHFLLTNLLLDSLKKSAPSRIVNVTTLKHGNSKINKVDLNSDMSYNEEEAYDQSKLANLMFTSKLAEVLKDTGVTVNAVYPGISTTDISRHLPYYNSVTRFFIKPIAWLFLKSPAKGSQTLVHAALDPELEDISGQFISNFKIIPLPYRARDQKTVEWLWKVSEKWTKVKENVT, encoded by the exons ATGATCAGAATACCTAAGCCTTTGATCTATGTCAGTGTCTTTGGTACGGTATGCGGTGGTGCTTATTTGATCAA GGAGATGTTGTCTGGAAAAGATTACAAAATCAGGACATCAGCTGCCAACAAAGTGATCATAATTACGGGTTCGAATACCGGCCTAGGAAAAGAAGCTGCTAGGATGTTGGCCATTAAAAACGCAACAGTTGTAATGGCGTGTCGGGATATGGTAAAATGTGAAAAG AGTCGAGTTGAGCTAGCACTTATGTCTAGAAACAAACGACTATACTGTCGAAAATGTGATTTGTCATCACAAGAATCAATCAGAGAATTCGCTAACAAATTCCAGAAAG aatttaatagATTGGATGTTTTGATCAACAATGCTGGTGTTATGAGGTGCAGTAAATCCACAACCAAAGAAGGAATTGAAACTCATTTGGGTGTCAATCATATGGGCCATTTCTTGTTAACCAATTTACTTTTAGACTCTTTGAAAAAAAGCGCTCCCAGTCGAATCGTCAATGTGACAACGCTGAAACATGgaaatagtaaaatcaataaagtAGATTTAAATTCTGATATGTCGTACAATGAAGAAGAGGCATACGACCAAAGTAAACTTGCAAATCTTATGTTCACATCTAAATTAGCTGAAGTATTAAAAG ATACTGGAGTCACAGTAAATGCAGTCTACCCTGGTATTAGTACAACAGATATTTCAAGACATTTACCATATTACAATAGTGTTACCAGATTTTTCATAAAACCAATTGCATGGCTGTTTTTGAAATCACCAGCTAAAGGATCGCAGACCTTGGTTCATGCAGCTTTAGACCCGGAGCTTGAAGACATTAGCGGACAATTCATCAG taattttaaaataataccattgCCGTATCGAGCACGCGATCAAAAGACAGTTGAATGGTTGTGGAAAGTTAGTGAAAAATGGACCAAAGTCAAGGAAAATGTAACCTGA